One region of Salinirubrum litoreum genomic DNA includes:
- a CDS encoding DUF7261 family protein has product MADVTDLLAAVGDLLDPDRWRAGDRRDRAQLVIVGGLVLAFSLIALTFILNSSLYTENVESRATLPVADDAREYHATLDAEFGTVIERSNDEDYGSQSAVETAVEDRATEIDRLVAAQFIEERGAFVDADVGSATVDEGFVVKQETVRPFTDTSGIGDWRVVRSSERVRAIQFTVDEGDLPEEGDGNPFTVDVEETGALPDRWTAELTEDSDRVLLSVEQEDGTTYTCRSTTEAARVDLSGGFLYSLDPATGEVLDVTDCGYRFAPDVDGPYRIDFTNGDEASGTWTMTVENAGGGLFGVVNCDQTFGGLAAPPGVDCGGAGGDQPYTVDAVYALETTVTYETTEIDYRTTLRVAPDEPETVA; this is encoded by the coding sequence ATGGCGGATGTGACCGACCTCCTCGCGGCCGTCGGCGACCTGCTCGATCCGGACCGCTGGCGGGCGGGCGACCGACGGGACCGAGCGCAACTCGTCATCGTCGGCGGCCTCGTCCTCGCCTTCTCGTTGATCGCGTTGACGTTCATCCTCAACAGTTCGCTGTACACCGAGAACGTCGAGTCGCGGGCGACACTCCCGGTCGCCGACGACGCGAGAGAGTACCACGCGACGCTCGACGCCGAGTTCGGGACCGTGATCGAACGGTCGAACGACGAGGACTACGGGAGCCAGTCGGCCGTCGAGACGGCCGTCGAGGACCGGGCGACAGAGATCGACCGGTTGGTCGCCGCGCAGTTCATCGAGGAGCGCGGTGCGTTCGTCGACGCGGACGTCGGGAGTGCGACCGTAGACGAGGGGTTCGTCGTGAAACAGGAGACAGTCCGCCCGTTCACCGACACGAGCGGGATCGGTGACTGGCGGGTCGTCCGTTCGAGTGAACGAGTACGGGCGATACAGTTCACCGTCGACGAGGGCGACCTCCCGGAGGAGGGTGACGGCAACCCCTTCACCGTCGACGTGGAGGAGACCGGTGCTCTCCCGGATCGGTGGACTGCCGAACTAACCGAAGATTCCGACCGGGTCCTCCTCAGCGTCGAACAGGAGGACGGGACGACCTACACCTGCCGGAGTACGACCGAAGCGGCACGAGTCGATCTGAGTGGGGGCTTCCTGTACAGTCTCGATCCGGCGACCGGCGAGGTCCTCGACGTGACCGACTGCGGCTACCGGTTCGCGCCGGACGTCGACGGACCCTACCGGATCGACTTCACGAACGGCGACGAGGCGTCCGGGACGTGGACGATGACCGTCGAGAACGCCGGTGGCGGTCTGTTCGGCGTGGTGAACTGTGACCAGACGTTCGGTGGGCTAGCCGCTCCGCCCGGCGTAGACTGCGGCGGCGCGGGCGGCGACCAACCCTACACGGTCGACGCCGTCTACGCGCTGGAGACGACGGTCACCTACGAGACGACCGAGATCGACTACCGGACGACGCTCCGAGTCGCCCCCGACGAACCGGAGACGGTAGCATGA
- a CDS encoding DUF7266 family protein, whose protein sequence is MIGPRQTERATGGSDRAVSSQVSYVLTIAIVAALLSTVTFVMSDVVTDQRENATQAELTVVGERLAAQLVAADDLALRGTPGTLRISTNLPDRVAGAGYVVELRTSEIELRTTDPDVTVTIPHKTTTPIAGTTVTGNPTVTIVLDSGDLTLSEEGVRP, encoded by the coding sequence ATGATCGGGCCGCGACAGACCGAGCGCGCGACCGGCGGAAGCGACCGCGCCGTCTCCTCGCAGGTGTCGTACGTCCTCACAATCGCCATCGTCGCGGCACTGCTCAGCACCGTGACGTTCGTCATGTCGGACGTGGTGACCGACCAGCGCGAGAACGCGACACAGGCCGAACTGACCGTCGTCGGCGAACGACTCGCCGCGCAGTTGGTCGCCGCCGACGACCTCGCGCTCCGGGGGACACCGGGAACCCTCCGCATCTCGACGAACCTGCCGGACCGGGTCGCCGGTGCCGGCTACGTCGTGGAGTTGCGAACCAGCGAGATCGAGTTGCGGACGACCGATCCGGACGTGACGGTGACGATCCCCCACAAGACGACCACGCCGATCGCGGGCACGACCGTCACCGGTAATCCGACCGTGACCATCGTCCTCGACTCGGGCGACCTGACGCTGAGCGAGGAGGGGGTGCGGCCGTGA
- a CDS encoding magnesium transporter, with product MPTEWTVRAITRAMLPVLLVLTLVEIGSGLVLGSFEADLLRYPSLLVLVPVTIGTAGNLGSVLAARLSTAFHLGLLSFDPTDDLLAGNAVATVALAVTVFPVIGVGAWLLTGLAGDTSLSVGTVLLVALSSGIALAVLAVVVTLIATYAAYRFELDPDDVVIPVVTNVCDVLGVVVLFAAAQLFV from the coding sequence GTGCCCACCGAGTGGACCGTCCGGGCGATCACGCGGGCGATGCTACCCGTGCTGCTCGTGTTGACACTGGTCGAGATCGGGAGCGGACTCGTCTTGGGGAGTTTCGAGGCGGACCTGCTCCGGTACCCCTCGCTGTTGGTGCTGGTGCCCGTGACGATCGGCACGGCGGGGAACCTCGGGAGCGTGCTCGCCGCCCGCCTCTCGACTGCCTTTCACCTCGGGTTGCTGTCGTTCGACCCCACCGACGATCTGCTGGCGGGCAACGCGGTCGCTACGGTCGCGCTGGCGGTGACGGTGTTCCCGGTGATCGGCGTCGGCGCGTGGCTGTTGACGGGGCTGGCGGGCGACACGTCGCTGTCGGTCGGGACCGTCTTGCTGGTCGCGCTCTCCTCGGGCATCGCGCTCGCGGTGCTGGCGGTCGTCGTCACGCTGATCGCCACCTACGCCGCCTACCGGTTCGAGTTGGATCCGGACGACGTGGTGATCCCGGTCGTGACGAACGTCTGTGACGTGCTCGGCGTGGTGGTGCTGTTCGCCGCCGCGCAACTGTTCGTGTGA
- a CDS encoding single-stranded-DNA-specific exonuclease RecJ: protein MGPVPELEDRARRCADRLRDADEVLLTSHIDADGLTSAAVAASALERAGIPFETVFSKQLDREEVAAIAETGYDTVLFTDFGSGQLDIIAEHERAGDFTPVIADHHQPATVAADGGTGAGGAGGSESGGSGETRRVDTEYHLNPLLEGLDGASELSGAGAAYVLARALEPEGTDSRDLAALAIVGAVGDMQDGDGGLQGANEGIVREGVEAGVVEEATDLALYGRQTRPLPKLLEYASEARIPGISNDEAGAVKFLSGLDLDLKEDGDWRRWVDLTTEERRTLVSSLMQHAVSRGVPASRIEDLIGTSYTLLAEEPGTELRDVSEFSTLLNATARYERADVGLAVCLGDRDDALERARTLLRNHRRNLSEGLQWVKTEGVTREEHVQWFDAGTRIRETIVGIIAGMAIGADGVDPNVPIVAFAEKSEDEVKVSSRGNHRLTRRGLDLSVVMRECSQAVGGDGGGHDVAAGATIPQGTQSEFIERVNALIGDQLDD, encoded by the coding sequence ATGGGTCCCGTTCCCGAACTCGAAGACCGGGCGCGTCGCTGTGCCGACCGCCTGCGCGACGCCGACGAGGTACTCCTGACCTCGCACATCGACGCCGACGGCCTCACCAGCGCCGCGGTCGCCGCCAGCGCACTCGAACGCGCCGGTATCCCTTTCGAGACGGTCTTCTCGAAGCAACTCGACCGCGAGGAGGTCGCGGCCATCGCCGAGACGGGCTACGACACCGTGCTCTTTACCGACTTCGGGAGCGGGCAACTCGACATCATCGCGGAACACGAACGCGCCGGCGACTTCACGCCGGTTATCGCCGACCACCATCAGCCAGCCACCGTCGCGGCCGACGGCGGGACCGGCGCAGGGGGCGCGGGGGGTTCGGAGAGCGGCGGGAGTGGAGAGACCCGGCGCGTCGACACCGAGTACCACCTGAACCCCCTGCTGGAGGGACTCGACGGGGCCTCGGAACTCTCCGGTGCCGGCGCGGCCTACGTCCTCGCGCGCGCACTCGAACCAGAGGGCACGGACTCGCGCGACCTCGCCGCCCTCGCGATCGTCGGCGCGGTCGGCGACATGCAGGACGGCGACGGCGGCCTGCAGGGCGCGAACGAGGGCATCGTGAGGGAGGGCGTCGAGGCGGGGGTCGTCGAGGAGGCGACCGACCTCGCGCTGTACGGCCGCCAGACGCGTCCTCTCCCGAAGCTGTTGGAGTACGCGAGCGAGGCCCGAATTCCGGGTATCTCGAACGACGAAGCCGGCGCGGTGAAGTTCCTCTCGGGGCTCGACCTCGACCTGAAGGAAGACGGCGACTGGCGGCGCTGGGTCGATCTGACCACGGAGGAACGTCGGACGCTGGTGAGCAGTCTCATGCAACACGCCGTCTCGCGGGGTGTTCCCGCGAGTCGGATCGAGGATCTGATCGGCACCAGCTACACCCTGCTGGCGGAGGAACCGGGCACCGAACTCCGGGACGTGAGCGAGTTCTCGACCCTGCTCAACGCGACCGCCCGCTACGAACGCGCCGACGTGGGACTCGCGGTCTGTCTCGGCGACCGCGACGACGCCTTAGAGCGCGCCCGCACCCTGCTCCGCAACCACCGGCGGAACCTCTCGGAGGGCCTCCAGTGGGTGAAGACCGAGGGCGTCACGCGCGAGGAACACGTCCAGTGGTTCGACGCCGGCACTCGCATCCGGGAGACCATCGTCGGCATCATCGCCGGGATGGCGATCGGCGCGGACGGCGTGGACCCGAACGTCCCCATCGTCGCCTTCGCCGAGAAGAGCGAGGACGAGGTGAAAGTGTCCTCGCGCGGGAACCACCGCCTCACGCGACGGGGACTCGATCTGTCGGTCGTCATGCGGGAGTGTTCACAGGCGGTCGGTGGCGACGGCGGCGGCCACGACGTGGCGGCCGGCGCGACCATCCCGCAGGGCACCCAGTCGGAGTTTATCGAGCGCGTGAACGCTCTGATCGGCGACCAGTTGGACGACTGA
- a CDS encoding DUF5808 domain-containing protein: MADKPESGKIFGIPYNFERPSVGRMLSSYWQPGKGMLVKKPFGIGYTLNLANWRSWLVVLVAGGLLWQERQSAEKSAAEAEGDDGPVEVVVDDD, from the coding sequence ATGGCAGACAAACCCGAGTCCGGCAAGATCTTCGGTATCCCGTACAACTTCGAGCGCCCGAGCGTCGGGCGGATGCTCTCCTCCTACTGGCAACCCGGCAAGGGGATGCTGGTGAAGAAACCGTTCGGCATCGGCTACACGCTGAACCTCGCCAACTGGCGGTCGTGGCTCGTGGTGCTCGTCGCCGGCGGCCTGCTCTGGCAGGAGCGCCAGAGCGCCGAGAAGAGCGCCGCAGAGGCCGAGGGCGACGACGGCCCGGTCGAAGTGGTCGTCGACGACGACTGA
- a CDS encoding DUF7288 family protein, with protein MSDRPRRPPTAGHAGEEPDRDWPSGGDGDRATEETERGQVYTLEAITTAILVLSAVLFALQATAVTPLTASTANQQIEERQQTIADDLLDTAAANDELTPALLYWNTDTGTFDGAETVGYVNVPATLPPLDFFTTLDEEFYDQRIAFNVYVEYRDGGETKVEQLVYQGTPSDNAVSASRIVVLRDDMELTAGPDAGQPLSAVSGDFYAPDASSGTDIYNVAEVRIVVWRM; from the coding sequence GTGAGCGACCGACCCCGGCGGCCGCCGACCGCCGGCCACGCCGGCGAGGAACCCGACCGCGACTGGCCCAGTGGCGGTGACGGTGACCGAGCGACCGAGGAGACGGAGCGAGGACAGGTCTACACGCTGGAGGCGATCACGACCGCGATCCTCGTGTTGAGTGCGGTGCTGTTCGCGCTTCAGGCGACGGCGGTGACGCCGCTGACGGCGAGTACCGCGAACCAGCAGATCGAAGAACGCCAGCAGACCATCGCAGACGACCTGTTGGACACCGCCGCCGCGAACGACGAACTGACACCGGCACTGCTCTACTGGAACACCGACACCGGGACCTTCGACGGGGCAGAGACGGTCGGCTACGTCAACGTGCCGGCGACGCTCCCGCCGCTCGACTTCTTCACGACGCTGGACGAGGAGTTCTACGACCAGCGGATCGCGTTCAACGTCTACGTCGAGTACCGTGACGGCGGCGAGACGAAAGTCGAGCAGTTGGTGTACCAGGGGACGCCCTCGGACAACGCCGTCTCCGCGAGTCGAATCGTCGTCCTCAGAGACGACATGGAACTGACCGCCGGGCCGGACGCCGGCCAACCGCTGTCGGCGGTCTCGGGCGACTTCTACGCGCCCGACGCGTCGAGCGGGACTGACATCTACAACGTCGCGGAGGTGCGCATCGTCGTATGGCGGATGTGA
- a CDS encoding magnesium transporter, translated as MSVREVAVEAYREALPALAASLVGGLLAGVVLGGMRAELRAVPGLLVLVPALLATRGNVYGSLGARIATALHQGLIEPRVRAGDHRLRAAAAAALANGLLASVFAATVAYLILVGLDAQVAPLARLVAIALVAGLLSGGVLIAVVVTVVFAGYRRGRNPDTLVGPLVTTTGDVFGMLFLLAAVRIVLGLGVG; from the coding sequence ATGAGTGTGCGAGAGGTCGCCGTCGAGGCCTACCGCGAGGCGCTGCCCGCGCTGGCCGCGAGTCTCGTCGGCGGTCTCCTCGCCGGGGTCGTCCTCGGCGGGATGCGCGCCGAACTCCGGGCAGTACCGGGGTTGCTCGTCTTGGTGCCGGCACTGCTCGCCACGCGCGGGAACGTCTACGGGAGTCTCGGCGCGCGCATCGCCACCGCGCTCCACCAGGGGCTGATCGAACCGCGCGTCCGGGCCGGCGACCACCGACTCCGGGCCGCGGCGGCCGCCGCACTGGCGAACGGCCTGCTGGCGAGCGTCTTCGCGGCGACCGTGGCGTACCTGATCCTCGTCGGCCTCGACGCACAGGTCGCGCCGCTGGCGCGGTTGGTCGCCATCGCGCTCGTGGCCGGTCTGCTGTCCGGCGGGGTGCTGATCGCGGTCGTGGTCACGGTCGTCTTCGCGGGCTACCGGCGGGGCCGAAATCCGGACACGCTGGTCGGGCCGCTGGTGACGACCACCGGCGACGTGTTCGGGATGCTGTTTCTGCTCGCGGCGGTGCGCATCGTCCTCGGCCTGGGGGTGGGGTGA
- a CDS encoding methyltransferase domain-containing protein, whose protein sequence is MGVLENKARARLFYKYLSKVYDRVNPFIWNEEMRDEALTFLDIQQGDRVLDVGCGTGFGTEGLLQYTDDVHGLDQSVHQMEKAFRKFGKHDQVRFYRGDAERLPFADDSFDTIWSSGSIEYWPNPVDALVEFRRVVKPGNKVLVVGPDYPKSSVFQKLADAIMLFYDEEEADRMFREAGFVDIEHHIQQRKPGSPRAITTVARAPDE, encoded by the coding sequence ATGGGAGTCCTCGAGAACAAGGCACGGGCGCGCCTGTTCTACAAGTACCTCTCGAAGGTGTACGACCGGGTCAACCCCTTCATCTGGAACGAGGAGATGCGCGACGAGGCGTTGACGTTCCTCGACATCCAGCAGGGCGACCGCGTCCTCGACGTGGGCTGTGGCACCGGCTTCGGCACCGAGGGGTTGCTGCAGTACACTGACGACGTCCACGGGTTGGACCAGAGCGTCCACCAGATGGAGAAGGCGTTCCGGAAGTTCGGCAAGCACGACCAGGTCCGGTTCTACCGTGGCGACGCCGAGCGGTTGCCCTTCGCCGACGACAGCTTCGACACCATCTGGTCGTCCGGATCGATCGAGTACTGGCCGAACCCGGTGGACGCGCTGGTGGAGTTCCGCCGCGTCGTCAAACCCGGCAACAAGGTGCTGGTGGTCGGCCCGGACTACCCGAAGTCGAGTGTGTTCCAGAAACTGGCCGACGCGATCATGCTCTTCTACGACGAGGAGGAGGCCGACCGGATGTTCCGGGAGGCCGGCTTCGTGGACATCGAACACCACATCCAGCAGCGCAAACCCGGCAGTCCGCGCGCGATCACGACGGTCGCGCGAGCACCCGACGAGTAG
- a CDS encoding 30S ribosomal protein S24e yields the protein MEIDIISEEENPMLHRTDVRFEIVHEDASPSRLSVRDSLAAKLDKDSDEVVVHELDTKFGMRKTVGYAKIYDSPEFARDVEQDYMLDRNKIGDAEADAEEA from the coding sequence ATGGAGATCGACATCATCAGCGAAGAGGAGAACCCCATGTTGCACCGAACCGACGTTCGCTTCGAGATCGTCCACGAGGACGCCAGCCCCTCCCGGCTCTCGGTCCGCGACAGTCTCGCCGCGAAACTCGACAAGGACTCCGACGAGGTCGTCGTCCACGAACTCGACACGAAGTTCGGGATGCGCAAGACGGTGGGCTACGCGAAGATCTACGACAGCCCCGAGTTCGCCCGCGACGTCGAGCAGGACTACATGCTCGACCGGAACAAGATCGGCGACGCCGAAGCGGACGCCGAAGAAGCATAA
- a CDS encoding bifunctional N(6)-L-threonylcarbamoyladenine synthase/serine/threonine protein kinase, producing the protein MRILGIEGTAWAASAAVFETDRDHVFIESDAYQPDSGGIHPREAAEHMGEAIPEVIATALDHARELADEAGESRDDPAIDAVAFSRGPGLGPCLRIVGTAARTLAGRLGVPLVGVNHMVAHLEIGRHQSGFDSPVCLNASGANAHLLGYHGGRYRVLGETMDTGVGNAIDKFTRHVGWSHPGGPKVEAAAEDGEYTDLPYVVKGMDFSFSGIMSAAKQAVDDGEPVENVCAGLQETIFAMLTEVAERALSLTGTDELVLGGGVGQNARLREMLSEMCEARGAAFYAPDPRFLRDNAGMIAVTGAKMLAAGDTIAIEASAIDPNFRPDQVPVTWRSGEESVARGLHDRSAADTGGEASADAADLRGAEATVEFVDETVVKRRLPKTYRHPELDERLRRERTVAEARLTSEARRQGVPTPLVRDVDRQKATITFSAVGDRDLARGLSPARVRQVGSHLGRLHAAELVHGDPTTRNARVTGPAGGDTAETGDDASDPGPDRVYLIDFGLGFHSGHVEDHAMDLHVFEQSVVGTTDDPEPLLSAVEAGYAETGPGATLDRLREIEGRGRYQ; encoded by the coding sequence ATGCGGATTCTCGGCATCGAGGGGACGGCGTGGGCCGCCAGCGCCGCGGTGTTCGAGACCGACCGCGACCACGTTTTCATCGAGTCCGACGCCTACCAACCCGACAGCGGCGGGATTCACCCCCGCGAGGCCGCCGAGCACATGGGCGAGGCGATTCCCGAGGTGATCGCCACCGCCCTCGACCACGCCCGCGAGTTGGCCGACGAGGCCGGGGAGTCGCGTGACGATCCGGCTATCGACGCGGTCGCGTTCTCCCGCGGGCCCGGACTCGGTCCCTGTCTCCGCATCGTCGGCACCGCCGCCCGCACCCTCGCCGGGCGACTCGGCGTGCCACTCGTCGGCGTCAACCACATGGTCGCCCACCTGGAGATCGGTCGCCACCAGTCCGGCTTCGACTCGCCGGTCTGTCTGAACGCCTCCGGCGCGAACGCGCACCTCTTGGGCTACCACGGCGGCCGCTACCGCGTCCTCGGCGAGACGATGGACACCGGCGTCGGCAACGCCATCGACAAGTTCACCCGCCACGTCGGGTGGTCCCACCCCGGCGGGCCGAAGGTCGAGGCGGCGGCCGAAGACGGCGAGTACACCGACCTCCCGTACGTCGTGAAGGGGATGGACTTCTCCTTCTCGGGGATCATGTCCGCCGCGAAGCAGGCGGTGGACGACGGCGAACCCGTCGAGAACGTCTGTGCCGGCCTGCAGGAGACGATCTTCGCCATGCTGACCGAGGTGGCCGAGCGCGCCCTCTCGCTGACCGGCACGGACGAACTCGTCCTCGGCGGCGGCGTCGGACAGAACGCCCGCCTCCGCGAGATGCTGTCGGAGATGTGCGAGGCACGCGGTGCGGCGTTCTACGCCCCCGACCCGCGGTTCCTCCGGGACAACGCCGGCATGATCGCCGTCACGGGCGCGAAGATGCTCGCGGCCGGCGACACCATCGCGATCGAGGCGTCGGCCATCGACCCGAACTTCCGGCCCGATCAGGTACCAGTGACGTGGCGCTCCGGCGAGGAGTCGGTCGCACGTGGCCTACACGACCGGTCGGCGGCCGACACCGGTGGCGAGGCGTCTGCCGACGCGGCCGACCTCCGGGGTGCGGAGGCGACCGTCGAGTTCGTGGACGAGACGGTCGTCAAGCGTCGCCTCCCGAAGACGTACCGACATCCGGAACTGGACGAGCGACTCCGCCGAGAGCGCACGGTCGCGGAGGCACGCCTGACGAGCGAGGCACGCCGGCAGGGCGTTCCCACACCCCTCGTGCGCGACGTAGATAGACAGAAAGCGACCATCACGTTCTCGGCGGTCGGCGACCGTGACCTGGCCCGTGGGCTGTCGCCGGCCCGCGTCCGACAGGTCGGGAGCCATCTCGGGCGACTCCACGCGGCCGAACTCGTCCACGGCGACCCGACGACCCGGAACGCGCGAGTGACCGGGCCAGCGGGTGGCGACACCGCCGAGACGGGCGACGACGCTTCCGATCCGGGACCGGACCGCGTCTACCTCATCGACTTCGGTCTCGGCTTCCACTCGGGGCACGTCGAGGACCACGCGATGGACCTCCACGTCTTCGAGCAGTCGGTCGTCGGCACCACCGACGATCCGGAGCCACTGCTGTCGGCGGTCGAAGCCGGCTACGCCGAGACCGGTCCCGGGGCGACGCTCGACCGGTTGCGGGAGATCGAGGGCCGGGGTCGGTATCAGTAG
- a CDS encoding DUF7287 family protein — protein MRRATRGQTLNDFAIGMALFMLTVAFVVAFIPTMYAPFDAPGEDGDAIRADRAASSLLGTVLADPGSDLQRVDRTCTVAFFDGVAHPDCTDTGVPLIDATGLGTTDTVYVAITDPAGTVQSLDGVTLERGEPSPGSSNGATVRRMIVLNGEQYTLEVEVW, from the coding sequence GTGAGAAGAGCCACTCGGGGCCAGACGCTGAACGACTTCGCCATCGGCATGGCGCTGTTCATGCTGACGGTGGCGTTCGTCGTCGCGTTCATCCCGACGATGTACGCGCCGTTCGACGCGCCGGGCGAGGACGGCGACGCGATCCGGGCCGACCGCGCCGCCAGTAGCCTGCTCGGCACGGTGCTCGCCGACCCCGGGAGCGATCTGCAGCGAGTCGACAGAACCTGTACGGTCGCGTTCTTCGACGGCGTCGCACACCCCGACTGCACCGACACCGGGGTTCCGCTGATCGACGCGACCGGCCTCGGGACGACGGACACGGTGTACGTCGCCATCACCGACCCCGCCGGCACCGTCCAGTCGCTGGACGGCGTGACGCTCGAACGCGGCGAGCCGAGTCCGGGGTCGTCGAACGGCGCGACCGTCCGCCGGATGATCGTCCTGAACGGGGAGCAGTACACGCTGGAGGTGGAGGTGTGGTGA
- a CDS encoding glycosyltransferase family 4 protein — MTRSGETDADTPGDTDSGSADSAHTGDSADSAETATSADHAPHVCMLLPGAFPPDIRVRKEVTALRTAGYRVTVVASGPADRPKRETVAGASVVRLDRETRSGRAAWLASAGINLPTAIHPRWLVAVRRLHRRDPVDVLHVHDLPLGGTALLARRLFGTPVVLDLHENYPEAVTQWRRTTRGFRSSPLGWLKRRLFPRSRWQRLERRWVRRADHVLTVVPEARDHYLRDCGADPSRVTVVSNTVELAQFTPGGGRGEGSVRPTGTVDSGPDAASDVCTVSYVGGFGAHRGLDTAIRAVAALESGVELLLVGGGGGTTESELRALIAELGVGDRVTITGWVDFEEVPGYVAASDACLVPHARTPHTETTVPHKLFQYMATGKPVVVTDVAPLARIVDETESGLVVPAGDHDAMADAIRRLCGDAGLCGELGRNGRTAVEAEYNWDRDAKRLVAVYDEVCDRTSGSYEGEGLSVVGGER, encoded by the coding sequence GTGACACGGAGCGGGGAGACGGACGCGGACACGCCGGGAGACACCGACTCCGGGAGTGCAGACAGCGCCCACACCGGCGACAGCGCCGACAGTGCCGAGACCGCAACCAGTGCCGACCACGCGCCCCACGTCTGTATGCTCCTGCCGGGTGCGTTCCCGCCTGACATCCGGGTCCGGAAGGAGGTTACCGCACTCCGCACGGCGGGCTACCGGGTGACGGTCGTCGCGAGCGGGCCGGCAGACCGTCCGAAGCGGGAGACGGTCGCCGGGGCGTCGGTGGTCCGACTGGACCGGGAGACGCGATCCGGCCGGGCGGCGTGGCTCGCCAGCGCCGGGATCAACCTCCCGACCGCGATCCACCCGCGCTGGCTCGTCGCTGTCCGGCGACTCCACCGGCGCGACCCGGTGGACGTGCTCCACGTCCACGACCTCCCGCTTGGGGGGACCGCCCTGCTGGCGCGTCGGCTGTTCGGAACGCCGGTCGTGCTCGACCTGCACGAGAACTACCCCGAGGCGGTGACCCAGTGGCGACGGACGACACGCGGGTTCCGGTCGTCGCCGCTCGGCTGGCTGAAACGCCGACTGTTCCCCCGGAGTCGGTGGCAGCGCCTCGAACGCCGGTGGGTTCGACGGGCCGACCACGTGCTGACGGTCGTCCCCGAGGCGCGGGACCACTACCTGCGGGACTGCGGTGCCGACCCCTCGCGGGTGACGGTCGTCTCGAACACGGTCGAGTTGGCGCAGTTCACGCCGGGTGGCGGCCGTGGAGAGGGGAGTGTCCGTCCGACCGGCACAGTGGACTCGGGACCGGACGCGGCGTCGGACGTGTGCACGGTCAGCTACGTCGGCGGCTTCGGTGCCCACCGGGGGTTAGACACCGCGATCCGGGCGGTCGCAGCGCTCGAATCGGGCGTCGAACTCCTGCTGGTCGGTGGCGGCGGCGGGACCACCGAGTCGGAGCTTCGCGCGCTGATCGCGGAGTTGGGTGTCGGAGACCGGGTGACGATCACCGGTTGGGTCGACTTCGAGGAGGTGCCGGGCTACGTCGCCGCCAGCGACGCCTGTCTCGTCCCGCACGCGAGGACGCCCCACACCGAGACGACCGTCCCGCACAAACTGTTTCAGTACATGGCGACGGGGAAGCCGGTGGTCGTGACCGACGTGGCGCCCCTGGCCCGGATCGTCGACGAGACCGAGTCGGGGCTGGTCGTGCCGGCCGGCGATCACGACGCGATGGCCGACGCGATCCGGCGACTGTGTGGGGACGCCGGGTTGTGTGGCGAGTTGGGGCGGAACGGGCGTACTGCGGTCGAGGCGGAGTACAACTGGGACCGGGACGCGAAGCGGTTGGTTGCGGTGTACGACGAGGTGTGTGATCGAACTTCGGGTTCGTACGAGGGCGAGGGGCTGTCGGTTGTTGGCGGCGAGAGGTGA
- a CDS encoding DUF7289 family protein produces MSRSEGSHDRPSPVPGSEAARTEAGRAASDGWARFGVDERAVSDTLGYAITLGMILSMITFLYVSGVGTFGDLKSDARAVNADRAFEILDDNVRDVYARGAPSRAIELKLSDAQLSVVGNTEFEVTVTDPAGPTTNYPLSFVPIEYETGQTTMSYENGAVFRRNDGGGAVMDSRPPFVFTDDRTVMTSVVTRGSASVGGDGAVLIVAERTESQLLTDVDEAGGTPVTVQFDIESPNAPAWQRYLESSLPSGYTTIDGDPSDDTLAYSFETDRFVLRQTKLAVSLE; encoded by the coding sequence GTGAGCCGCTCCGAGGGAAGCCACGACCGGCCGTCACCAGTTCCCGGTAGCGAGGCGGCCCGAACCGAGGCGGGGCGAGCCGCGTCCGACGGCTGGGCGCGGTTCGGCGTCGACGAGCGTGCCGTGAGCGACACACTCGGCTACGCGATCACGCTCGGGATGATCCTCTCGATGATCACCTTCCTCTACGTGAGCGGGGTCGGGACCTTCGGCGACCTCAAGTCGGACGCGCGGGCGGTCAACGCCGACCGGGCCTTCGAGATTCTGGACGACAACGTCCGGGACGTGTACGCCCGAGGTGCGCCGAGTCGGGCGATCGAACTGAAGCTCTCTGACGCCCAGCTGTCGGTCGTCGGCAACACCGAGTTCGAGGTGACAGTGACCGATCCGGCGGGTCCGACGACGAACTACCCGCTGTCGTTCGTCCCCATCGAGTACGAGACGGGACAGACGACGATGAGCTACGAGAACGGCGCGGTGTTCCGCCGGAACGACGGCGGCGGGGCGGTGATGGACAGCAGGCCGCCGTTCGTCTTCACCGACGACCGGACCGTCATGACCTCGGTCGTCACGCGCGGGTCGGCCTCTGTCGGCGGCGACGGCGCGGTGCTGATCGTCGCGGAACGAACCGAGAGCCAACTGCTGACCGACGTGGACGAGGCCGGCGGGACGCCGGTGACGGTGCAGTTCGACATCGAGTCGCCGAACGCGCCCGCGTGGCAGCGGTATCTGGAGTCGTCGCTCCCGAGTGGGTACACCACCATCGACGGCGACCCGTCCGACGACACGCTGGCGTACAGCTTCGAGACGGATCGGTTCGTCCTCCGGCAGACGAAACTCGCCGTCTCGCTGGAGTAG